The Limnospira fusiformis SAG 85.79 genomic interval CTCCCACAAATCCTATGCCCTCTTCACCCTGGGGACGAGCGCGGATCAGGTTAGCATCTTTACCACATAATCCTACTGCTAAACCTCCTACCTGATTGATGAGGGAGACAATTTCTTTATTGACTCGCCCCACGAGTACCATTTCGACTACATCCATTGTGGGGGCATCTGTGACCCGTAAGCCGTTTTTGAATTGGGGTTCAATTCCCAGTTTCCCTAACCAGGTATTGATTTCTGGGCCTCCACCATGTACGACCACTGGCCGAATACCCACACAGGACAGCAGCACAATATCTCGCATGACAGTATCTTTAAGGTTACTGTCTTTCATGGCCGCGCCGCCATATTTAACGACAATGGTACGACCAGCAAATTTTTGGATATAGGGGAGTGCTTCGCTCAGAATTTGGACGCGAATGGTCTGGTCTATTTGGGAAAAGTCACTATGTTTGAGCATGGTAGGGCATATAAAAATCTCGCTTAATGATTTTAGCTGCGATTCAGACAAGTATTGTGGGCTGTGTCCGACAAACTTATGTCGGAAATAGCTTGGGTGTACAGACAAATATCAACTCCTAGGGCGATTGTGCAACCTGTCTCGAAGGGCTTATAATCATTGGATGTACTGAAAATTAATCCCCTGTTCATGACAACCACTCCCCTACATTCCAACTCCTCAACGAACCCCAATCCAGTAATTGACCCATCTGTAGGACGGTTTGGGCAATTTGGTGGTAAATATGTCCCGGAAACTTTAATGCCAGCTTTGGCGGAACTGGAAGCGGCTTTTAAACATTATGTGAGCGATCGCGACTTCCAAAGGGAACTAGAAGACTTACTCCGGGACTATGTAGGGCGACCGAGTC includes:
- the argB gene encoding acetylglutamate kinase, which translates into the protein MLKHSDFSQIDQTIRVQILSEALPYIQKFAGRTIVVKYGGAAMKDSNLKDTVMRDIVLLSCVGIRPVVVHGGGPEINTWLGKLGIEPQFKNGLRVTDAPTMDVVEMVLVGRVNKEIVSLINQVGGLAVGLCGKDANLIRARPQGEEGIGFVGEVTSIDTKLLESLVDGGYIPVVSSVASDETGQAYNINADTVAGEIAAALGAEKLILLTDTAGILEDYHKPETLIAKLDIQEARGLIERGIVAGGMIPKVTCCVRSLAQGVRAAHIIDGRLPHALLQEIFTDAGIGSMLVASDLKY